In Tribolium castaneum strain GA2 chromosome 4, icTriCast1.1, whole genome shotgun sequence, one DNA window encodes the following:
- the LOC660205 gene encoding oligoribonuclease, mitochondrial isoform X2 — MEMTGLDVATDKIMEVACIITDGDLNIIAEGPDLIIHHPQNILDKMNEWCKTHHSKSGLSEACLKSKISVEEAQDKLMDFVAEYVTEKVSPLAGNSVYMDRLFLRKYMPRLHEYLHYRIIDVSTVKELCRRWNPDVYKEAPKKAFSHRALSDIKESIEELKYYKSRFFKIG; from the exons ATGGAG atGACTGGCTTGGATGTCGCAACTGACAAAATAATGGAAGTTGCATGTATTATAACAGATGgcgatttaaatattattgcagAAGGACCTGACCTCATTATTCATCATCCGCAAAATATTTTGGACAAAATGAACGAATGGTGCAAAACACATCATTCAAAA agtGGCTTATCAGAGGCTTGTTTAAAATCGAAGATAAGTGTTGAAGAAGCACAAGATAAGTTAATGGATTTTGTGGCTGAATATGTGACTGAAAAAGTCAGTCCTTTGGCGGGAAATAGTGTATACATGGatcgtttatttttaagaaaatatatgCCTAGGCTGCATGAATATTTACATTATAGAATAATTGATGTTTCCACAGTTAAAGAATTGTGCAGAAGGTGGAATCCAGATGTGTACAAGGAAGCCCCTAAAAAGGCTTTCTCACATAGAGCGCTGTCAGATATTAAAGAAAGCATTGAAGAATTGAAGTATTATAAGagtagatttttcaaaattgggtGA
- the LOC660205 gene encoding probable oligoribonuclease isoform X1: protein MIRSMANKMKFLVKNNPTPTVNGYSSVKNAPHFDLGVNRVVWVDMEMTGLDVATDKIMEVACIITDGDLNIIAEGPDLIIHHPQNILDKMNEWCKTHHSKSGLSEACLKSKISVEEAQDKLMDFVAEYVTEKVSPLAGNSVYMDRLFLRKYMPRLHEYLHYRIIDVSTVKELCRRWNPDVYKEAPKKAFSHRALSDIKESIEELKYYKSRFFKIG, encoded by the exons ATGATTCGAAGCATGGcaaataagatgaaatttttagttaaaaacaaCCCAACTC CTACTGTAAATGGATATTCTTCTGTTAAAAATGCTCCTCATTTTGATTTGGGAGTGAATCGTGTGGTCTGGGTTGACATGGAG atGACTGGCTTGGATGTCGCAACTGACAAAATAATGGAAGTTGCATGTATTATAACAGATGgcgatttaaatattattgcagAAGGACCTGACCTCATTATTCATCATCCGCAAAATATTTTGGACAAAATGAACGAATGGTGCAAAACACATCATTCAAAA agtGGCTTATCAGAGGCTTGTTTAAAATCGAAGATAAGTGTTGAAGAAGCACAAGATAAGTTAATGGATTTTGTGGCTGAATATGTGACTGAAAAAGTCAGTCCTTTGGCGGGAAATAGTGTATACATGGatcgtttatttttaagaaaatatatgCCTAGGCTGCATGAATATTTACATTATAGAATAATTGATGTTTCCACAGTTAAAGAATTGTGCAGAAGGTGGAATCCAGATGTGTACAAGGAAGCCCCTAAAAAGGCTTTCTCACATAGAGCGCTGTCAGATATTAAAGAAAGCATTGAAGAATTGAAGTATTATAAGagtagatttttcaaaattgggtGA